A window of Marispirochaeta aestuarii contains these coding sequences:
- a CDS encoding TetR/AcrR family transcriptional regulator has translation MGKSNREKIYQTACSLFSEYGYKNVSIRDIASKIHIRASSIYNHFPEKAAILDEVVLRFSQDLRALGMNDVPENLDDLLIRNGPEAVLSDLMLAPVDLLQNEKFFVPVRIVTRGQYFHEGIRDFLYNEFFSRPRKLVTLVLERVRMLGWHFDCSTDFLTAELLAPVAANFYERSLQKENRHFDSGRIRDALRHHVCFIWRAASMESVGEEP, from the coding sequence ATGGGAAAATCCAATCGAGAAAAGATTTATCAGACAGCCTGTTCACTATTCTCCGAATACGGCTATAAAAATGTCTCTATACGGGATATTGCATCGAAGATACACATCAGGGCCAGTTCGATCTATAACCATTTCCCGGAAAAAGCCGCTATTCTGGATGAAGTAGTACTGCGGTTCAGTCAGGATCTCAGAGCCCTGGGCATGAATGATGTTCCTGAAAATCTTGATGACTTGCTGATCAGGAACGGTCCTGAAGCGGTGCTATCGGACCTGATGCTTGCACCTGTTGATCTGCTTCAGAATGAGAAGTTTTTTGTTCCTGTTCGGATTGTAACCAGGGGACAGTATTTTCACGAGGGCATTCGTGATTTTCTGTATAATGAGTTTTTTTCACGACCACGGAAGCTGGTAACTCTGGTTTTGGAGCGGGTAAGGATGCTTGGATGGCATTTTGACTGCTCCACCGATTTTCTCACCGCCGAATTGCTGGCCCCCGTGGCGGCGAACTTTTATGAACGAAGTCTTCAGAAAGAGAACAGACATTTCGATTCCGGGCGGATTCGCGATGCCCTCAGACATCATGTGTGCTTTATCTGGCGTGCCGCTTCGATGGAGAGTGTCGGGGAGGAACCATGA
- a CDS encoding non-heme iron oxygenase ferredoxin subunit, translating to MAEWKPAVKEDGFRNSTRVEIDGKPFALFRLEDGIYALDDICSHEYSRLSEGEIWDGEVYCPKHGSRFDIRNGQVRSFPAMVPVGSYPVRVEDGMVYIDMEAAE from the coding sequence ATGGCCGAATGGAAACCCGCCGTAAAAGAAGACGGTTTCCGCAACAGCACCCGGGTGGAGATTGACGGAAAGCCCTTTGCCCTTTTCCGCCTGGAAGACGGTATCTACGCCCTGGACGATATCTGTTCCCATGAGTATTCCCGCCTTTCAGAGGGAGAGATCTGGGACGGAGAGGTTTACTGCCCCAAACACGGTTCACGCTTCGATATCCGAAACGGGCAGGTACGCTCCTTTCCCGCCATGGTTCCGGTGGGGAGCTACCCCGTCCGGGTCGAAGACGGGATGGTTTACATCGACATGGAGGCCGCTGAATGA
- a CDS encoding aminotransferase class V-fold PLP-dependent enzyme codes for MRQTLMELTETDIRYEFPVLRNHPDIVYLDSGATTQKPESVIRRIDRYYRQENANVHRGIHSLGEAATEAYEGARGKVQKFLNARKREEVIFTGGTTDAINLVASVFRESLLGPGKRILLTEMEHHANLVPWQLAAKRSGAELDFIPLADDGSLDLNRLDEKLNPDVAVLALTHISNVLGTINPVKEIIGRAHAEGIPVLVDAAQSIPRLPVDVQALGADFLVFSAHKVYGPTGIGVLYGREEWLERLPPWRGGGDMIDTVELDGSTWNTLPYKFEAGTPNIAGAAGTGAALEWLERRDIRLISDKEEYLTEYLRSRLAELSWIKMLPAPEGTRTGLVSFTMDGIHPYDAAQILDRKGFALRSGHHCAQPLHRRFGLEGSLRASFGVYNRESELDRLVEALQETRRFLA; via the coding sequence ATGAGACAGACCCTCATGGAACTCACGGAAACGGACATCCGGTATGAATTCCCCGTGCTGCGAAACCATCCGGACATAGTGTACCTGGACAGCGGTGCTACAACCCAGAAACCCGAGTCCGTCATCCGGCGGATAGACAGGTATTATCGACAGGAGAACGCCAACGTACACCGGGGAATCCATAGCCTGGGCGAAGCCGCCACCGAGGCCTACGAAGGGGCCCGGGGGAAGGTACAGAAGTTTCTCAACGCCCGAAAACGGGAGGAGGTAATCTTCACAGGGGGAACAACCGACGCCATCAACCTGGTGGCTTCCGTTTTCAGGGAGTCACTCCTTGGTCCCGGAAAAAGGATTCTCCTTACCGAGATGGAACACCACGCGAATCTGGTTCCCTGGCAGCTGGCGGCGAAACGCAGCGGGGCTGAGCTTGATTTCATACCCCTTGCAGATGACGGCTCACTGGACCTGAACAGACTCGATGAGAAACTAAACCCGGATGTGGCTGTTTTAGCCCTCACCCATATTTCCAACGTGCTGGGAACGATAAATCCCGTGAAAGAGATTATCGGGCGAGCCCATGCAGAGGGGATCCCTGTGCTGGTGGACGCCGCCCAGAGCATTCCCCGACTCCCCGTGGATGTTCAGGCGCTGGGGGCGGATTTTCTTGTATTCTCGGCGCACAAGGTTTACGGCCCCACGGGAATCGGGGTGCTCTACGGCAGAGAGGAGTGGCTGGAGCGGCTGCCCCCCTGGCGGGGCGGAGGAGATATGATCGATACAGTGGAGCTGGATGGATCCACCTGGAATACCCTGCCCTACAAGTTTGAAGCAGGAACCCCCAACATTGCCGGGGCTGCCGGAACAGGTGCTGCCCTGGAGTGGCTGGAGCGGCGGGATATACGGCTCATCTCGGACAAGGAAGAGTATCTTACCGAATACCTGCGATCCCGCCTTGCCGAGCTGTCGTGGATAAAAATGCTCCCCGCCCCGGAAGGAACACGAACCGGACTCGTCTCATTTACCATGGACGGGATTCACCCCTACGACGCGGCCCAGATCCTGGACAGGAAAGGCTTTGCCCTGCGCTCGGGACACCACTGTGCACAGCCCCTGCATCGCCGTTTCGGCCTGGAGGGTTCCTTACGGGCGAGCTTCGGGGTCTACAACCGGGAATCGGAACTGGACAGGCTGGTGGAAGCTCTGCAGGAGACCCGCCGCTTTCTGGCCTGA
- a CDS encoding class I SAM-dependent methyltransferase, giving the protein MTEDAASALRGVEKTMLLPLWGRYSESIREHGLLHDSECVRLVESLGIDFSVISSEQLSMSRLAWVARALNVLRELRSISEKGGDLTILNLGCGLDTAFHGFVSDSVRWYDIDFPGVIALKKRLFPESDRYRLIPGSVLEESTYRRIEIQGRPVVLAVGLLYYFNADEVAQLLEIIARRIGQAAMILEYCSARGLEMGNRLVLKNSSDSVMKWSIESADELYTLSKAVRGVESYPLFQHVIPLLNGEEARQAELSDRLAIMSFAKLLLQRI; this is encoded by the coding sequence ATGACAGAGGATGCAGCTTCTGCATTGAGAGGAGTGGAAAAAACCATGCTGCTTCCGCTCTGGGGGCGGTATTCAGAGAGTATCAGGGAACATGGTCTGCTGCATGACAGTGAATGTGTTCGATTGGTTGAATCTCTGGGAATCGACTTCTCGGTTATTTCTTCGGAGCAGCTCAGTATGAGCCGCCTGGCCTGGGTGGCCAGGGCCCTCAATGTGCTGCGTGAACTGAGGAGTATAAGCGAAAAGGGTGGTGATTTAACGATACTCAATCTTGGCTGCGGACTGGATACGGCCTTCCATGGCTTCGTATCGGATTCCGTTCGCTGGTATGATATAGATTTTCCAGGGGTAATAGCGTTGAAAAAACGGCTTTTTCCGGAATCCGACCGCTACAGGCTTATTCCGGGTTCTGTCCTCGAGGAAAGCACCTATCGGAGGATTGAAATCCAGGGCAGGCCTGTGGTCCTGGCTGTCGGGCTCCTCTACTATTTCAATGCTGATGAAGTTGCACAGCTACTGGAGATCATTGCCCGTCGCATCGGTCAGGCTGCAATGATTCTGGAATACTGTTCCGCCAGGGGACTCGAGATGGGTAACCGTCTGGTTCTGAAAAACTCTTCGGATTCTGTCATGAAGTGGTCCATTGAAAGCGCGGATGAACTATACACCCTTTCAAAAGCGGTTCGCGGGGTTGAGTCCTATCCTCTGTTTCAGCATGTTATTCCTCTTCTCAACGGGGAGGAGGCCCGGCAGGCGGAGCTGTCCGATCGGCTGGCCATAATGTCCTTTGCAAAGCTGTTACTGCAGCGTATCTGA
- a CDS encoding diacylglycerol/lipid kinase family protein, translating to MQAFKNAVFLINPNRFPGYARKLKKILRIYKASHIVECRRPEDFRREVEAFAAGEKRFLLIWGGDGTANLAINAYMSAHRRISTTSKALGFLRGGSGNGIQDSYEVPVSIRAQIRSYLEGMEREYIQPVDLIRADDGKASLYCQLLGIGLDARVLEYREGAGRGRPGMMNYIAASLQSWYRDFSLLQDTKILEMEDGKYAFKGPRSNAEFPFKHFTRETRSPLIEIATRPYYAKMFKIAPDVVCNSGFMDIYSFNFIHRREILSNIFDIWNGWHRRINRQRAKRDRPVIERYEVRQVKLMKREPFAYHADGELRRCDNPAVEGRYTLHCSIVPSAVNFLVPGSFYRKFHPFEDL from the coding sequence ATGCAGGCGTTTAAGAATGCGGTTTTTCTTATAAACCCGAACCGATTCCCGGGCTATGCGCGGAAACTGAAGAAAATCCTTCGGATCTATAAAGCCTCCCATATCGTGGAGTGCAGAAGACCGGAGGATTTTCGCAGGGAGGTCGAAGCCTTTGCCGCCGGGGAAAAACGCTTCCTTCTGATATGGGGCGGAGACGGAACGGCGAACCTGGCCATTAACGCCTATATGTCCGCACACCGAAGGATATCCACAACAAGCAAGGCCCTTGGTTTCCTGCGCGGGGGCAGCGGAAACGGTATTCAGGATTCCTATGAGGTCCCGGTTTCGATACGGGCTCAAATCCGCTCCTATCTGGAAGGCATGGAACGGGAATATATTCAGCCCGTGGACCTTATCCGTGCAGACGACGGAAAAGCATCGCTGTACTGTCAGCTGCTTGGAATCGGGCTCGATGCCAGGGTGCTGGAATACAGGGAAGGGGCCGGGCGCGGCCGTCCCGGAATGATGAATTATATTGCCGCTTCCCTGCAGTCATGGTACCGGGATTTTTCTCTCCTGCAGGATACAAAAATCCTGGAAATGGAAGATGGGAAGTACGCCTTCAAGGGCCCCAGGAGCAATGCTGAATTTCCCTTTAAGCACTTTACACGAGAAACCCGTTCTCCCCTCATCGAGATTGCCACCCGCCCGTATTACGCGAAAATGTTCAAGATAGCCCCTGATGTTGTCTGCAACAGCGGTTTCATGGATATCTACAGCTTCAATTTTATCCATCGCCGGGAGATCCTGTCGAACATCTTTGATATATGGAATGGCTGGCATCGCAGGATAAACCGGCAGCGGGCCAAAAGAGACCGGCCGGTGATAGAACGCTATGAGGTCAGACAGGTGAAACTGATGAAGCGGGAGCCCTTTGCCTACCATGCGGATGGCGAACTCCGTCGTTGTGATAATCCCGCAGTGGAAGGGCGCTACACCTTGCACTGCTCCATTGTTCCCTCGGCGGTGAATTTTCTGGTTCCCGGGAGTTTCTACCGCAAGTTCCACCCTTTTGAGGATCTTTAA
- a CDS encoding NAD(P)H-dependent oxidoreductase — protein sequence MKNSVLIILAHPNTSSFCGTVAAVLAEAAGKTGAGVSILNLYEEKFDPVLSSDETVRRFSFDETVQRHQKLLSEAGLIAWVHPDWWGTPPGILKGWLDRVLQPGFAFSFEEDSTGRFRRIPLLKKKMALTVITSDADASEPIPAVDMWQRRVFHYCGFGPAEVLILPETRGSDYTERKEFLDACAETLKRLMASEDESGASL from the coding sequence ATGAAGAATTCGGTCCTTATTATCCTTGCTCATCCCAACACATCCTCCTTTTGCGGAACCGTGGCCGCGGTTCTTGCCGAAGCTGCCGGAAAGACGGGAGCCGGGGTTTCAATCCTGAATCTCTACGAGGAGAAGTTCGATCCGGTACTGAGTTCTGACGAGACAGTCCGGCGCTTCAGCTTTGATGAAACAGTCCAGCGTCACCAGAAGCTTCTGAGCGAGGCCGGGCTGATTGCCTGGGTGCATCCGGACTGGTGGGGAACCCCTCCGGGGATCCTCAAAGGCTGGCTTGACCGGGTTTTGCAGCCGGGTTTCGCCTTCAGTTTTGAGGAGGACTCAACGGGGAGGTTTCGGCGGATCCCCCTTCTGAAAAAGAAAATGGCCCTGACGGTGATTACCTCCGACGCCGACGCTTCCGAGCCGATACCGGCGGTGGATATGTGGCAGAGGAGGGTCTTCCACTACTGCGGATTCGGTCCTGCGGAGGTTCTGATCCTCCCGGAAACCCGGGGAAGCGATTATACTGAGCGGAAGGAGTTTCTTGACGCCTGTGCCGAGACCCTGAAGCGTCTTATGGCATCAGAAGACGAAAGCGGAGCTTCCCTATGA
- the sufC gene encoding Fe-S cluster assembly ATPase SufC — protein sequence MELVIRDLHASIENQPILKGIDLTVRTGETHALMGPNGSGKSTLANVLMGHPKYEVTGGSVRLDGHELLDLEPDQRSLAGLFLAFQYPVEIPGLTVGKFLKRAAELRSGEEKLKVSSFIRELRETMDFLEMDQNFINRYLNEGFSGGEKKRMEILQMLTLKPVFAVLDETDSGLDIDALKIVSRGVRRLSGPDFGSLVITHYQRILDYLKPDFVHVMYNGRIVVSGGGELAATLEAQGYDWVREEHGEEVSHG from the coding sequence ATGGAACTTGTTATCCGCGATCTGCACGCATCAATAGAAAATCAGCCCATCCTCAAGGGAATAGATCTGACGGTAAGAACCGGGGAGACCCATGCCCTCATGGGACCCAACGGATCGGGAAAAAGTACCCTGGCAAACGTGCTGATGGGGCATCCAAAATACGAGGTAACCGGAGGCTCGGTCAGGCTGGACGGCCACGAACTCCTCGACCTGGAACCGGACCAGAGGTCCCTGGCAGGGCTTTTCCTGGCCTTCCAGTATCCCGTGGAAATTCCCGGTCTTACGGTGGGAAAATTCCTGAAACGTGCGGCGGAGCTCCGCAGCGGGGAGGAAAAACTCAAGGTTTCCAGCTTTATCAGGGAACTCCGGGAAACCATGGATTTTCTTGAGATGGATCAGAATTTTATCAACCGTTACCTGAACGAGGGCTTCTCCGGGGGCGAAAAAAAGCGCATGGAGATCCTTCAGATGCTTACCCTCAAGCCGGTCTTCGCGGTCCTGGATGAAACCGACTCGGGTCTCGACATCGATGCCCTCAAGATAGTATCCCGGGGTGTACGCCGGCTTTCAGGTCCCGACTTTGGTTCCCTGGTTATTACCCACTATCAGCGTATCCTCGATTATCTGAAACCCGACTTTGTGCATGTCATGTATAACGGCCGGATCGTCGTCTCCGGAGGCGGAGAGCTTGCGGCAACCCTGGAAGCCCAGGGTTACGACTGGGTCCGGGAAGAACACGGGGAGGAGGTAAGCCATGGCTGA
- the sufB gene encoding Fe-S cluster assembly protein SufB yields MADTPNVDIEDYRFGFNFPDSSVYTTGKGLSEEVVRQISRQKEEPEWMLNYRLRALEAFRRKAMPNWGADLKAIDFDEIVYYARPTDKQSRSWEDLPESIRETYDRIGIPEAERKFLAGVGAQYDSEVVYHNLKKELEAKGVIFSDPESAVREHPEIVRKYFGTVVPYGDNKFAALNSAVWSGGSFIYVPKGVKVDIPLQAYFRINLENFGQFERTLIIADEGSFVHYIEGCTAPVYTTDSLHSAVVEIIALPGARVRYSTIQNWSTDVYNLVTKRAVAHENATVEWVDGNIGSKRTMKYPSVYLMGEGAHGEVLSIAFAGTGQEQDTGGKMVHMASNTTSTITSKSISKGSGIASYRGLLKVAPGLKNVKSRVVCDALLLNDESATNTYPYMEIESDDVSIEHEARVSRIGEDQLFYLQSRGFDEEEASGLIVNGFLDPLVKQLPMEYAVELNRLIELEMEGSVG; encoded by the coding sequence ATGGCTGATACTCCCAATGTAGATATAGAAGATTACCGTTTCGGTTTCAACTTTCCCGATTCTTCCGTTTATACCACCGGAAAAGGCCTTTCCGAAGAGGTGGTACGGCAGATCTCCCGCCAGAAGGAGGAGCCCGAGTGGATGCTCAACTACCGGCTTCGGGCACTGGAGGCCTTCCGGCGGAAAGCCATGCCCAACTGGGGCGCAGACCTGAAGGCCATTGATTTCGACGAGATCGTCTACTACGCCCGGCCTACCGACAAGCAGAGCCGAAGCTGGGAGGATCTGCCGGAATCGATCCGGGAGACCTACGACCGCATCGGCATCCCCGAGGCGGAGCGCAAGTTTCTTGCCGGGGTGGGTGCCCAGTATGACTCCGAGGTGGTTTACCACAACCTGAAAAAGGAACTGGAGGCAAAAGGGGTCATCTTTTCCGATCCCGAATCCGCTGTCCGGGAACACCCGGAGATCGTCCGCAAGTACTTCGGGACCGTGGTTCCCTATGGGGACAACAAGTTCGCCGCCCTTAACTCCGCGGTCTGGTCCGGGGGAAGCTTTATCTACGTCCCCAAAGGGGTAAAGGTGGATATCCCCCTGCAGGCCTATTTCCGGATCAACCTGGAAAACTTCGGACAGTTCGAGCGTACCCTGATAATCGCAGACGAGGGCAGCTTCGTTCACTATATAGAGGGCTGCACCGCCCCTGTCTACACCACCGATTCCCTTCACAGCGCCGTGGTGGAGATAATCGCCCTCCCGGGAGCGCGAGTCAGATACTCCACAATCCAGAACTGGTCCACCGACGTCTACAACCTGGTAACCAAGCGTGCCGTGGCCCACGAAAACGCCACCGTGGAGTGGGTGGACGGCAACATCGGCTCCAAACGCACCATGAAATACCCCTCGGTCTACCTGATGGGAGAGGGTGCCCACGGCGAGGTGCTCTCCATTGCCTTTGCCGGAACCGGCCAGGAACAGGACACGGGAGGCAAGATGGTTCATATGGCCTCAAATACAACTTCCACCATCACCTCGAAGTCGATCAGCAAGGGTTCTGGAATCGCGAGCTACCGGGGACTTTTGAAGGTAGCCCCGGGCCTGAAAAACGTTAAGTCCCGGGTCGTATGTGACGCCCTGCTCTTGAACGACGAGAGCGCAACCAACACCTATCCCTATATGGAGATTGAATCCGACGACGTCTCCATCGAACACGAAGCCCGGGTAAGCCGTATCGGCGAGGACCAGCTTTTCTATCTGCAGAGCAGGGGATTCGATGAGGAAGAGGCTTCTGGGCTGATCGTCAACGGCTTTCTGGATCCCCTGGTCAAGCAACTCCCCATGGAGTACGCGGTGGAATTAAACAGACTGATAGAACTCGAAATGGAGGGCTCGGTAGGATGA
- a CDS encoding SufB/SufD family protein, translated as MKHDRGNSLVQTTRSVHAVRKEGERRFAELEWPGPSDEMWRRTDVSGIDFESFKPDSSEVQTELPRSEGFELVTFNGGKGEQDLSGDVVSTLVSHASGSRDRVEAFHYSRINNGFTLRIPAGVHIEEPMVLRFAGGDPGTHEALFGRIMAEENSSAQVYIILEDADGSETLRTAGFHFEVGRGSRVKAAAIQDLSLNSKHFGFHSASIDRDGQFTFSEIDLGAALSVSAPVFSTLGEGAQVDITGLYAAARAQHKNLRPVQRHAEPYGSSNSLYKGALLPGGRTIFQGLIRVEPGAVRTDAYLSNKNLLLEDGARADSIPSLQILNNDVRCTHGSTTGKLNPEQVFYLQSRGFSSDEAKRLLLWSFYDDALGKLPELVAESVRERLLKHPIFSAGED; from the coding sequence ATGAAACACGACAGAGGAAACAGCCTGGTACAGACAACGCGATCCGTACATGCAGTTCGTAAAGAGGGGGAACGTCGATTTGCAGAGCTCGAGTGGCCCGGCCCTTCCGACGAGATGTGGCGCAGAACCGATGTCTCAGGCATAGACTTCGAGTCCTTCAAACCGGACTCCTCAGAGGTTCAGACCGAGCTGCCCCGGTCTGAAGGATTCGAACTGGTAACCTTTAACGGCGGAAAGGGAGAGCAGGATCTCTCCGGGGATGTAGTTTCCACCCTTGTATCCCATGCCTCGGGAAGCCGGGACCGGGTGGAGGCCTTTCACTACAGCAGGATCAACAACGGTTTCACCCTGCGCATCCCCGCGGGGGTACACATCGAGGAGCCCATGGTTCTGCGTTTTGCCGGAGGAGACCCGGGAACCCACGAGGCGCTTTTCGGCCGCATTATGGCGGAAGAGAACAGCAGCGCCCAGGTGTATATAATCCTGGAGGATGCTGACGGCAGCGAAACCCTGCGCACAGCGGGTTTTCACTTTGAAGTCGGCAGGGGCAGCAGGGTCAAAGCAGCTGCAATCCAGGATCTCTCCCTGAACTCGAAGCATTTCGGCTTTCATTCCGCCTCAATAGACCGGGACGGACAATTCACCTTTTCCGAAATCGATCTGGGAGCCGCCTTGAGCGTCAGCGCCCCGGTCTTCAGCACCCTGGGAGAGGGTGCTCAGGTTGATATTACCGGGCTCTACGCCGCTGCCAGGGCTCAGCACAAGAACCTGCGCCCCGTCCAGCGCCACGCCGAGCCCTACGGAAGCAGCAACAGCCTGTACAAGGGAGCCCTGCTGCCGGGGGGCCGCACCATATTCCAGGGACTGATCCGCGTCGAACCCGGGGCCGTCAGGACCGATGCCTACCTCTCCAACAAGAACCTGCTTCTCGAAGACGGGGCCAGGGCGGATTCCATCCCCTCCCTGCAGATCCTGAACAACGATGTACGATGTACCCACGGTTCCACCACGGGAAAGCTAAACCCTGAACAGGTTTTCTATCTCCAGAGCCGGGGATTCAGCAGCGATGAGGCAAAGCGGCTGCTTTTGTGGAGCTTCTACGACGACGCCCTGGGAAAACTTCCCGAGCTTGTGGCGGAATCGGTTCGGGAGCGTCTCCTTAAACATCCCATTTTCAGTGCCGGAGAGGATTGA
- a CDS encoding SDR family oxidoreductase — MKVLFIGGTGNISTPCSRELLRRGVELVHLNRGSSTPDFPEGKVRSIHCDVNDEAALTQALEKESFDVVVDWIAFRPEQVLRDIRLFTGKTGQYIYISSASAYRKPPLQPVITESTPLINPYWDYSQLKILCERELFRAWEETGFPATVVRPSHTYGESWIISSFGSRDYTAAARMLEGRKIPVHGDGQSLWVLTHAEDFAVGFAGLVGNPNSLGEAYHITSDELLTWDRIHQLLASALGVKADIIHLPLDFIEQEAPEFGPGLRGDKSYSVIFDNSKIKAAVPDFQPRISYARGIRRSVVYLEAHPEKKIIDTAKDALMDRMISTYLQGFAGA, encoded by the coding sequence ATGAAGGTTCTTTTTATCGGCGGCACCGGCAACATATCCACTCCCTGCTCGCGGGAACTCCTGCGTCGCGGAGTCGAGCTTGTCCATCTCAACCGGGGAAGCAGCACACCGGATTTTCCCGAGGGCAAGGTCCGGAGCATACACTGCGATGTAAACGACGAGGCAGCCCTGACTCAGGCTCTGGAAAAGGAAAGCTTCGATGTTGTGGTGGACTGGATTGCCTTTCGACCCGAACAGGTCCTGCGGGATATTCGCCTCTTTACCGGAAAAACCGGACAGTATATCTATATAAGTTCCGCGTCTGCCTATCGGAAGCCCCCGTTGCAGCCGGTGATTACAGAATCGACGCCCCTTATTAATCCCTACTGGGACTACTCACAGCTCAAGATTCTCTGTGAACGGGAGCTTTTCCGGGCCTGGGAGGAAACGGGATTTCCGGCAACCGTCGTACGCCCCTCCCATACCTACGGAGAAAGCTGGATTATCTCAAGCTTCGGTTCCAGGGATTATACTGCGGCCGCCCGCATGCTCGAAGGCAGGAAGATACCCGTTCACGGTGACGGTCAGAGTCTCTGGGTACTGACCCACGCCGAGGACTTCGCCGTCGGTTTCGCGGGACTCGTCGGAAATCCTAATAGCCTGGGAGAGGCCTATCATATAACCTCCGACGAGCTTTTGACCTGGGACAGGATTCACCAGCTGCTGGCGTCTGCCCTGGGGGTGAAGGCTGATATAATTCACCTGCCCCTGGATTTTATCGAACAGGAGGCTCCTGAGTTCGGTCCCGGGCTCAGGGGCGACAAGAGTTACAGCGTGATCTTCGACAACAGCAAGATTAAAGCGGCCGTTCCCGATTTCCAGCCCCGGATCTCCTATGCCCGGGGAATCCGCCGTTCCGTGGTGTACCTGGAGGCACATCCGGAGAAGAAGATCATCGATACAGCGAAGGACGCCCTGATGGACAGGATGATAAGCACCTATCTTCAAGGATTTGCAGGAGCTTAA
- a CDS encoding metal-sulfur cluster assembly factor: MIHESTVLDALMDVIDPELGINIVDLGLIYGIEIDEEGDDRGISIQFTLTYPGCPVGDLIQSEIVRVVTEATGLPVGATIIWNPPWNMERMSEAARLELGYPI; this comes from the coding sequence ATGATTCACGAGAGCACCGTGCTGGACGCGCTGATGGATGTAATTGACCCGGAGCTGGGAATAAATATTGTCGACCTTGGCCTGATCTACGGTATCGAGATCGATGAAGAAGGAGACGACAGGGGAATTTCCATCCAGTTCACCCTGACCTACCCCGGCTGTCCGGTGGGGGACCTGATTCAGAGCGAGATTGTACGTGTCGTCACGGAGGCTACGGGCCTTCCGGTGGGCGCCACGATAATCTGGAATCCCCCGTGGAATATGGAACGCATGAGCGAGGCTGCCCGGCTTGAACTGGGTTATCCGATATAA
- a CDS encoding NUDIX hydrolase, with the protein MTWVQPDEHHHWKEIQRRVVAKTPIFTLSAAKRRDGEAKEGEFVLIEAPEWVTIIPVLEKADGTRDFLMVRQFRHGSGELTVEFPAGAVDPGEDPADAAARELLEETGHRADEFVCIGSINPNPAFMTNHTHTFVALGLQGGTEQSLDLHERVEFAPVPEKEVFEKMGTGEYGNGVMLMALAYYRRWRKNLESGSPGRVL; encoded by the coding sequence ATGACCTGGGTGCAGCCGGATGAGCACCACCACTGGAAGGAGATCCAGCGCCGGGTAGTCGCAAAGACCCCCATTTTTACCCTTTCTGCCGCGAAACGCAGGGACGGGGAGGCAAAGGAAGGGGAGTTTGTGCTGATCGAGGCTCCCGAATGGGTAACCATCATTCCCGTACTGGAAAAAGCCGACGGAACCCGGGATTTTCTTATGGTACGACAGTTCCGACACGGGTCCGGGGAGCTGACCGTGGAGTTCCCCGCCGGCGCAGTGGATCCGGGGGAGGATCCGGCAGATGCCGCCGCCCGGGAGCTTCTGGAGGAGACGGGCCATCGTGCGGATGAGTTTGTCTGCATCGGCTCCATCAACCCCAATCCAGCCTTCATGACAAACCATACCCATACCTTTGTGGCCCTTGGTCTCCAGGGCGGTACGGAACAGAGCCTGGACCTTCATGAAAGAGTGGAGTTCGCGCCTGTTCCCGAGAAGGAGGTGTTCGAGAAGATGGGGACAGGGGAATACGGCAACGGGGTAATGCTGATGGCTCTTGCCTATTACCGGCGCTGGCGGAAAAACCTGGAAAGCGGTTCACCCGGAAGGGTGCTGTAA